One region of Solanum pennellii chromosome 6, SPENNV200 genomic DNA includes:
- the LOC114077679 gene encoding uncharacterized protein LOC114077679 isoform X1, with translation MMNSSTTHPYGRTLVPSWKYCMLGYYVDAPVDWYYEECDIGKGRMSSSSGLENLPYEGSKLHASQKICQSTVQPKKHSEFPGGQRINWEKEVRTGTMRYLHVEEALDLSSNIKKYESPLIDTVSSRVVLTKFMATMTQGIFSKIHLLLYFHPIDVAYFLCLNGSTSLEQRSPDIVNKSRMMNSSMTHPCDPALVPSQKYCMLGNYVDAPVDWCCEECDIGKGRISSSSGLENLHYEGSNLHASQKLCQSTVQPKKHSKFPRGHCINWEKEVRTGKIRYLLVEEAPSPSSSIMKYGSPLIDTTSSRVVITKSIATMTRGIFRKIYLLMCFHPIDVAYLLGLNSSASLEQRSPDVVNKSRMMNSSMTHPCDPALVPSQKYCMLGYYLDAPADWCYEECDIGKGRMSSSSGLENLHYEGSKLHASQKICQSTVQPKKHSKFPGGHRINWKKEVRTGKMRYLPVEEAPGLSSIMKTYGSPLIDTVSSRVVLTKSIETVTRGIFSKIYLLPSFNPIDVAYFLGLNGSTILEQRSHDIVNKCRMMNMTHPCDSALVSSQKYSMWRYYVDAPVDWCCEECDIENGEMSSSRGLKNLPYEGSKLHASEKICQSTVQPKKHSKFPGEHHINWEKEVRTGKMRYLHVEEALDLSSNIKKYESPLINTVSSRAVLTEFMATMTQGIFSKIYLLLYFHPIDVAYFLSLNGSTSLDQRSPDIVNKSRMMNSSMTHPCGPALVPSQKGSFDILGDLEIVVGMLNNCIQAHTPRVRRKVYEFSGLLPDTLKFELVLRGDIWESIFNNHIPSKEDI, from the exons ATGATGAATTCATCTACAACACACCCTTATGGTCGTACTCTTGTTCCTTCCTGGAA aTATTGCATGCTGGGCTATTATGTTGATGCACCAGTGGATTGGTATTATGAAGAATGTGATATTGGAAAAGGGAGAATGTCTTCATCAAGCGGGCTAGAAAATCTGCCTTATGAGGGATCCAAGTTACATGCCTCTCAAAAGATTTGTCAGAGTACTGTGCAACCGAAGAAACATAGTGAATTTCCTGGTGGACAACGTATCAACTGGGAAAAAGAGGTACGGACCGGAACAATGAGATATCTACATGTTGAAGAAGCACTTGATCTGTCGTCAAACATCAAGAAATATGAATCTCCGCTGATAGACACGGTCTCCTCAAGGGTTGTGTTAACCAAATTCATGGCAACCATGACTCAAGGGATTTTTAGCAAAATTCATTTACTTCTGTACTTCCATCCCATTGATGTAGCCTATTTTTTATGTCTGAATGGTTCTACTAGTCTGGAGCAAAGGAGTCCTGATATTGTGAATAAGAGTCGAATGATGAATTCATCTATGACACACCCTTGTGATCCTGCTCTAGTTCCTTCCCAGAA atATTGCATGCTGGGCAATTATGTTGATGCACCAGTGGATTGGTGTTGTGAAGAATGTGATATTGGAAAAGGGAGAATATCTTCATCAAGCGGTCTAGAAAATCTGCATTATGAGGGATCCAATTTACATGCCTCTCAAAAGCTTTGTCAGAGTACTGTGCAACCAAAGAAACATAGTAAGTTTCCTCGTGGACATTGTATCAACTGGGAAAAGGAGGTACGGACCGGAAAAATAAGATATCTACTTGTTGAAGAAGCACCTAGTCCGTCATCAAGCATCATGAAATATGGATCTCCGCTGATAGATACGACCTCTTCAAGGGTTGTGATAACCAAATCAATAGCAACCATGACTCGAGGTATTTTTCGCAAAATTTATTTACTCATGTGCTTCCATCCAATTGATGTAGCCTATTTATTAGGATTGAATAGTTCTGCTAGTCTGGAGCAAAGGAGTCCTGACGTTGTGAATAAGAGTCGAATGATGAATTCATCTATGACACACCCTTGTGATCCTGCTCTAGTTCCTTCGCAGAA ATATTGCATGTTGGGCTATTATCTTGATGCACCAGCAGATTGGTGTTATGAAGAATGTGATATTGGAAAAGGGAGAATGTCTTCATCAAGTGGACTAGAAAATCTGCATTATGAGGGCTCCAAGTTACATGCGTCTCAAAAGATTTGTCAGAGTACTGTGCAACCAAAGAAACATAGTAAGTTTCCTGGTGGACATCGTATCAACTGGAAAAAAGAGGTACGGACCGGAAAAATGAGATATCTACCTGTTGAAGAAGCACCTGGTCTGTCATCAATCATGAAGACATATGGATCTCCGCTGATAGATACAGTCTCCTCAAGGGTTGTGTTAACCAAATCCATTGAAACCGTGACTCGAGGAATTTTTAGCAAAATTTATTTACTTCCGAGCTTCAATCCAATTGATGTAGCCTATTTTTTAGGTTTGAATGGTTCTACTATTCTGGAACAAAGGAGTCATGATATTGTGAATAAGTGTCGAATGATGAACATGACACACCCTTGTGATTCTGCTCTAGTTTCTTCCCAGAA ATATAGCATGTGGCGCTATTATGTTGATGCACCAGTAGATTGGTGTTGTGAAGAATGTGATATTGAAAATGGGGAAATGTCGTCATCGAGGGGACTAAAAAATCTGCCCTATGAGGGATCAAAGTTACATGCCTCTGAAAAGATTTGTCAGAGTACTGTGCAACCAAAGAAACATAGTAAGTTTCCTGGTGAACATCATATCAACTGGGAAAAAGAGGTACGGACAGGAAAAATGAGATATCTACATGTTGAAGAAGCACTTGATCTGTCGTCAAACATCAAGAAATATGAATCTCCGCTGATAAATACGGTCTCCTCAAGGGCTGTGTTAACCGAATTCATGGCAACCATGACTCAAGGGATTTTTAGCAAAATTTATTTACTTCTGTACTTCCATCCCATTGATGTAGCCTATTTTTTAAGTCTGAATGGTTCTACTAGTCTGGACCAAAGGAGTCCCGATATTGTGAATAAGAGTCGAATGATGAATTCATCTATGACACACCCTTGTGGTCCTGCTCTAGTTCCTTCCCAGAA GGGAAGTTTTGACATCTTAGGTGATTTAGAAATTGTCGTCGGGATGCTCAATAATTGTATCCAGGCTCATACTCCTAGAGTTAGACGTAAGGTGTATGAGTTCTCAGGTCTTTTGCCTGATACTCTTAAATTTGAACTTGTTCTCCGTGGGGATATTTGGGAAAGTATATTCAACAACCATATTCCGAGTAAAGAAGATATATGA
- the LOC114077679 gene encoding uncharacterized protein LOC114077679 isoform X2 — MMNSSTTHPYGRTLVPSWKYCMLGYYVDAPVDWYYEECDIGKGRMSSSSGLENLPYEGSKLHASQKICQSTVQPKKHSEFPGGQRINWEKEVRTGTMRYLHVEEALDLSSNIKKYESPLIDTVSSRVVLTKFMATMTQGIFSKIHLLLYFHPIDVAYFLCLNGSTSLEQRSPDIVNKSRMMNSSMTHPCDPALVPSQKYCMLGNYVDAPVDWCCEECDIGKGRISSSSGLENLHYEGSNLHASQKLCQSTVQPKKHSKFPRGHCINWEKEVRTGKIRYLLVEEAPSPSSSIMKYGSPLIDTTSSRVVITKSIATMTRGLNSSASLEQRSPDVVNKSRMMNSSMTHPCDPALVPSQKYCMLGYYLDAPADWCYEECDIGKGRMSSSSGLENLHYEGSKLHASQKICQSTVQPKKHSKFPGGHRINWKKEVRTGKMRYLPVEEAPGLSSIMKTYGSPLIDTVSSRVVLTKSIETVTRGIFSKIYLLPSFNPIDVAYFLGLNGSTILEQRSHDIVNKCRMMNMTHPCDSALVSSQKYSMWRYYVDAPVDWCCEECDIENGEMSSSRGLKNLPYEGSKLHASEKICQSTVQPKKHSKFPGEHHINWEKEVRTGKMRYLHVEEALDLSSNIKKYESPLINTVSSRAVLTEFMATMTQGIFSKIYLLLYFHPIDVAYFLSLNGSTSLDQRSPDIVNKSRMMNSSMTHPCGPALVPSQKGSFDILGDLEIVVGMLNNCIQAHTPRVRRKVYEFSGLLPDTLKFELVLRGDIWESIFNNHIPSKEDI, encoded by the exons ATGATGAATTCATCTACAACACACCCTTATGGTCGTACTCTTGTTCCTTCCTGGAA aTATTGCATGCTGGGCTATTATGTTGATGCACCAGTGGATTGGTATTATGAAGAATGTGATATTGGAAAAGGGAGAATGTCTTCATCAAGCGGGCTAGAAAATCTGCCTTATGAGGGATCCAAGTTACATGCCTCTCAAAAGATTTGTCAGAGTACTGTGCAACCGAAGAAACATAGTGAATTTCCTGGTGGACAACGTATCAACTGGGAAAAAGAGGTACGGACCGGAACAATGAGATATCTACATGTTGAAGAAGCACTTGATCTGTCGTCAAACATCAAGAAATATGAATCTCCGCTGATAGACACGGTCTCCTCAAGGGTTGTGTTAACCAAATTCATGGCAACCATGACTCAAGGGATTTTTAGCAAAATTCATTTACTTCTGTACTTCCATCCCATTGATGTAGCCTATTTTTTATGTCTGAATGGTTCTACTAGTCTGGAGCAAAGGAGTCCTGATATTGTGAATAAGAGTCGAATGATGAATTCATCTATGACACACCCTTGTGATCCTGCTCTAGTTCCTTCCCAGAA atATTGCATGCTGGGCAATTATGTTGATGCACCAGTGGATTGGTGTTGTGAAGAATGTGATATTGGAAAAGGGAGAATATCTTCATCAAGCGGTCTAGAAAATCTGCATTATGAGGGATCCAATTTACATGCCTCTCAAAAGCTTTGTCAGAGTACTGTGCAACCAAAGAAACATAGTAAGTTTCCTCGTGGACATTGTATCAACTGGGAAAAGGAGGTACGGACCGGAAAAATAAGATATCTACTTGTTGAAGAAGCACCTAGTCCGTCATCAAGCATCATGAAATATGGATCTCCGCTGATAGATACGACCTCTTCAAGGGTTGTGATAACCAAATCAATAGCAACCATGACTCGAG GATTGAATAGTTCTGCTAGTCTGGAGCAAAGGAGTCCTGACGTTGTGAATAAGAGTCGAATGATGAATTCATCTATGACACACCCTTGTGATCCTGCTCTAGTTCCTTCGCAGAA ATATTGCATGTTGGGCTATTATCTTGATGCACCAGCAGATTGGTGTTATGAAGAATGTGATATTGGAAAAGGGAGAATGTCTTCATCAAGTGGACTAGAAAATCTGCATTATGAGGGCTCCAAGTTACATGCGTCTCAAAAGATTTGTCAGAGTACTGTGCAACCAAAGAAACATAGTAAGTTTCCTGGTGGACATCGTATCAACTGGAAAAAAGAGGTACGGACCGGAAAAATGAGATATCTACCTGTTGAAGAAGCACCTGGTCTGTCATCAATCATGAAGACATATGGATCTCCGCTGATAGATACAGTCTCCTCAAGGGTTGTGTTAACCAAATCCATTGAAACCGTGACTCGAGGAATTTTTAGCAAAATTTATTTACTTCCGAGCTTCAATCCAATTGATGTAGCCTATTTTTTAGGTTTGAATGGTTCTACTATTCTGGAACAAAGGAGTCATGATATTGTGAATAAGTGTCGAATGATGAACATGACACACCCTTGTGATTCTGCTCTAGTTTCTTCCCAGAA ATATAGCATGTGGCGCTATTATGTTGATGCACCAGTAGATTGGTGTTGTGAAGAATGTGATATTGAAAATGGGGAAATGTCGTCATCGAGGGGACTAAAAAATCTGCCCTATGAGGGATCAAAGTTACATGCCTCTGAAAAGATTTGTCAGAGTACTGTGCAACCAAAGAAACATAGTAAGTTTCCTGGTGAACATCATATCAACTGGGAAAAAGAGGTACGGACAGGAAAAATGAGATATCTACATGTTGAAGAAGCACTTGATCTGTCGTCAAACATCAAGAAATATGAATCTCCGCTGATAAATACGGTCTCCTCAAGGGCTGTGTTAACCGAATTCATGGCAACCATGACTCAAGGGATTTTTAGCAAAATTTATTTACTTCTGTACTTCCATCCCATTGATGTAGCCTATTTTTTAAGTCTGAATGGTTCTACTAGTCTGGACCAAAGGAGTCCCGATATTGTGAATAAGAGTCGAATGATGAATTCATCTATGACACACCCTTGTGGTCCTGCTCTAGTTCCTTCCCAGAA GGGAAGTTTTGACATCTTAGGTGATTTAGAAATTGTCGTCGGGATGCTCAATAATTGTATCCAGGCTCATACTCCTAGAGTTAGACGTAAGGTGTATGAGTTCTCAGGTCTTTTGCCTGATACTCTTAAATTTGAACTTGTTCTCCGTGGGGATATTTGGGAAAGTATATTCAACAACCATATTCCGAGTAAAGAAGATATATGA
- the LOC107021499 gene encoding uncharacterized protein LOC107021499 isoform X2: MCIRGCLWIEMNPSFERKSFCSVLVYFGKYLRALIEVMMEKLKEKCRSLCNSRSCLGCCVNSPHVVSVDKPSKGLKVPSKRLRKTSLRDDFWSSSACEMENSTFPSQRSISSISTSNPALDPHSNSGTTSSTSEFVNHGLLLWNQTRQQWCGNKTPQKGASVREPKLSSDTNYVTLLGTNKLFPQPIPLPEMVDFLVDVWEQEGLYD; the protein is encoded by the exons ATGTGTATTAGGGGTTGTTTATGGATTGAAATGAATCCGTCTTTTGAAAGGAAGTCTTTTTGTTCAGTTTTAGTGTATTTTGGAAAATATCTTCGAGCCCTTATTGAGGTGATGATGGAAAAGTTGAAGGAAAAATGCAGATCCCTTTGTAAT AGCAGAAGTTGTCTTGGATGCTGTGTGAATTCTCCTCATGTTGTTTCAGTGGATAAGCCATCTAAAGGACTGAAAGTTCCGAGCAAACGATTGAGGAAAACTAGTTTAAGAGACGACTTTTGGAGCAGTAGTGCATGCGAGATGGAGAATAGCACATTTCCCTCCCAGAGAAGCATCTCATCAATTAGCACATCTAATCCGGCCCTTGATCCTCACAGTAATTCTGGCACCACGAGCAGCACTTCGGAATTTGTAAATCATG GTCTACTTCTTTGGAATCAAACGAGGCAACAATGGTGTGGAAATAAAACACCACAGAAGGGTGCCTCAGTTCGAGAACCCAAATTAAG TTCGGATACAAATTATGTAACGTTGCTAGGGACCAATAAGCTTTTCCCTCAGCCAATCCCTCTACCG GAAATGGTAGACTTTCTTGTTGATGTGTGGGAGCAGGAGGGGCTTTATGATTAA
- the LOC107021499 gene encoding uncharacterized protein LOC107021499 isoform X1: MQLCRSIASWIYRILACMGSCLGCCVNSPHVVSVDKPSKGLKVPSKRLRKTSLRDDFWSSSACEMENSTFPSQRSISSISTSNPALDPHSNSGTTSSTSEFVNHGLLLWNQTRQQWCGNKTPQKGASVREPKLSSDTNYVTLLGTNKLFPQPIPLPEMVDFLVDVWEQEGLYD, translated from the exons ATGCAACTTTGTAGATCAATTGCCTCTTGGATATACCGCATATTGGCTTGCATGGG AAGTTGTCTTGGATGCTGTGTGAATTCTCCTCATGTTGTTTCAGTGGATAAGCCATCTAAAGGACTGAAAGTTCCGAGCAAACGATTGAGGAAAACTAGTTTAAGAGACGACTTTTGGAGCAGTAGTGCATGCGAGATGGAGAATAGCACATTTCCCTCCCAGAGAAGCATCTCATCAATTAGCACATCTAATCCGGCCCTTGATCCTCACAGTAATTCTGGCACCACGAGCAGCACTTCGGAATTTGTAAATCATG GTCTACTTCTTTGGAATCAAACGAGGCAACAATGGTGTGGAAATAAAACACCACAGAAGGGTGCCTCAGTTCGAGAACCCAAATTAAG TTCGGATACAAATTATGTAACGTTGCTAGGGACCAATAAGCTTTTCCCTCAGCCAATCCCTCTACCG GAAATGGTAGACTTTCTTGTTGATGTGTGGGAGCAGGAGGGGCTTTATGATTAA
- the LOC107023382 gene encoding DEAD-box ATP-dependent RNA helicase 56-like: protein MGDTKENEAYEEELLDYEEDDEKAPDSVNGKVNGESAKKGYVGIHSSGFRDFLLKPELLRAIVDSGFEHPSEVQHECIPQAILGMDVICQAKSGMGKTAVFVLSTLQQIEPVPGQVAALVLCHTRELAYQICHEFERFSTYLPDIKVAVFYGGVNIKLHKELLKNECPHIVVGTPGRVLALARDKDLPLKNVRHFILDECDKMLDSLDMRRDVQAIFKMTPHDKQVMMFSATLSKEIRPVCKKFMQDPMEIYVDDEAKLTLHGLVQHYIKLSETEKNRKLNDLLDALDFNQVVIFVKSVNRAAELNKLLAECNFPSICIHSGMTQEERLTRYKAFKEGHKRILVATDLVGRGIDIERVNIVINYDMPDSADTYLHRVGRAGRFGTKGLAITFVSSASDSEVLNQVQERFEVDIKELPEQIDTSTYMPS from the exons ATGGGAGATACAAAGGAGAACGAAGCTTACGAGGAAGAACTTCTCGACTACGAAGAAGATGATGAGAAGGCCCCAGATTCCGTTAATGGAAAAGTTAACGGCGAGTCTGCCAAGAA GGGTTATGTTGGAATTCACAGTTCTGGATTCAGAGACTTTCTTTTAAAGCCAGAGCTACTGCGGGCTATTGTGGATTCAGGGTTTGAGCATCCCTCTGAAG TGCAACATGAGTGTATTCCACAAGCTATTCTGGGTATGGATGTTATTTGTCAAGCCAAATCTGGAATGGGCAAAACTGCTGTTTTTGTTCTTTCGACTCTGCAGCAGATTGAACCTGTTCCTGGTCAGGTTGCGGCTTTGGTCCTATGTCATACAAGGGAATTAGCTTATCAG ATCTGTCATGAATTTGAGAGGTTCAGCACATATTTACCTGATATCAAGGTTGCTGTCTTCTATGGTGGTGTCAATATCAAACTTCACAAGGAGCTTCTGAAGAATGAATGTCCTCATATTGTTGTTGGAACTCCTGGAAGAGTACTTGCATTGGCTAGAGATAAAGACCTTCCTCTGAAGAATGTGAGGCATTTTATTCTGGATGAATGTGACAAGATGCTTGATTCACTTG ACATGAGGAGAGATGTGCAGGCAATCTTCAAGATGACTCCCCATGACAAGCAAGTAATGATGTTTTCAGCAACGCTCAGCAAGGAGATCCGTCCAGTCTGCAAAAAATTTATGCAAGAT CCAATGGAAATTTATGTTGACGATGAGGCAAAGTTGACCCTTCATGGACTTGTACAG CATTACATCAAATTGAGTGAAACGGAGAAAAACCGGAAGCTAAATGATCTGCTGGATGCCTTGGACTTCAATCAAGTAGTAATATTTGTCAAGAGTGTGAACAGGGCAGCAGAGCTGAATAAATTACTAGCGGAGTGTAATTTTCCATCTATCTGCATCCACTCTGGCATGACTCAGGAAGAAAG ATTGACGCGCTACAAAGCTTTCAAGGAGGGTCATAAGAGAATTCTTGTGGCAACTGATTTGGTTGGTAGGGGCATTGACATTGAAAGGGTTAACATTGTTATTAACTATGACATGCCAGATTCTGCAGACACTTACCTTCACAGA GTGGGTAGAGCTGGTAGGTTTGGGACGAAAGGCCTTGCCATTACATTTGTGTCCTCTGCATCAGATTCTGAAGTTCTTAATCAG GTTCAGGAAAGGTTTGAAGTAGACATAAAAGAGCTTCCTGAGCAGATTGATACTTCTACATACA TGCCATCTTAG
- the LOC107022722 gene encoding LOW QUALITY PROTEIN: probable sugar phosphate/phosphate translocator At4g32390 (The sequence of the model RefSeq protein was modified relative to this genomic sequence to represent the inferred CDS: deleted 1 base in 1 codon), with protein sequence MMAKNATLSGGVLKKVILSYTYLAIWIVLSGTVIVYNKYILDKKLYNWPFPISLTMIHMGFCSSLAFFLVRILKLVELFTLSRRVYLTCVLPIGALYSVSLWLSNSAYVYLSVSFIQMLKALMPVAVYTIGILLKKESFKKSTMCNMLAISIGVAIAAYGESKFDSFGVSLQLLSVLVEATRLILIQILLNSKGIKLNPIATLYYVAPSCFLFLSIPWVFVELPVFKERGFSLDFDLMVFGGNCLCAFALNLAVFLVVGKTSALTMNIGGVVKDWLLIAFSWSVIKDRVTPLNLVGYGLAFLGVAYYNHQKLQKLKAKEAEKKLQQNDDKKKVEGGLMLTDREHNGTGKKGDSQY encoded by the exons ATGATGGCAAAAAACGCCACCCTTTCCGGCGGAGTACTGAAAAAAGTAATTCTTTCGTATACTTACTTAGCAATCTGGATTGTCCTCTCCGGCACTGTCATTGTATACAACAAATACATTCTTGATAAAAAGCTCTACAATTGGCCTTTTCCAATTTCTCTTACAATGATTCACATGGgtttttgttcttctttagCTTTCTTCCTCGTACGTATCCTCAAATTGGTTGAACTTTTCACCTTATCCCGCAGAGTGTATTTGACTTGCGTTTTACCCATTGGTGCCCTTTACTCTGTTTCACTATGGCTATCAAATTCTGCTTATGTTTACCTCTCTGTTTCCTTCATTCAAATGCTTAAAGCCCTAATGCCAGTTGCTGTTTACACAATTGGGATTTTGTTGAAAAAAGAGAGTTTTAAGAAATCCACAATGTGTAATATGTTGGCAATTTCAATTGGGGTTGCTATTGCTGCTTATGGTGAATCAAAGTTTGATTCTTTTGGGGTTTCACTTCAATTACTCTCAGTTTTAGTTGAAGCAACTAGATTAATCTTGATTCAGATTTTGTTAAATTCAAAGGGAATTAAGCTAAACCCTATAGCTACATTATACTATGTAGCTCCAAGTTGCTTTCTTTTCTTGTCAATTCCATGGGTTTTTGTTGAACTTCCAGTTTTTAAAGAAAGGGGTTTTAGTTTAGATTTTGATTTGATGGTTTTTGGTGGTAATTGTTTGTGTGCATTTGCATTAAACTTAGCTGTGTTCTTAGTTGTTGGAAAGACTTCAGCTTTAACAATGAATATTGGTGGGGTTGTTAAAGATTGGCTGCTTATAGCATTTTCTTGGTCTGTGATTAAAGATCGTGTGACTCCATTGAATTTGGTTGGATATGGATTAGCATTTCTGGGAGTTGCTTATTATAATCATCAGAAATTGCAGAAATTGAAGGCAAAAGAAGCAGAAAAGAAGTTGCAGCAgaatgatgat aagaagaaggtGGAGGGAGGACTAATGTTGACAGATAGAGAACACAATGGTACAGGGAAGAAGGGTGATTCAcagtactaa